AAtaaaatgcgtgcagcacgattctttttcctcttttaaccaacgaTATAATCGTTTTGTGGCactcgtttcttaaactctttAATATGTTGACACTAACTCTATAATCGTTTCTGTCCTCTGCCACTCGATTCATTCAGTTTTGCAGCTTGAAACTCAGTAGTTTCTTGCCGGCAGCTGCACATTCCTGGCACACATGATGAAACCTTGTAGTTCGCTCTCAACTCGTCAATGATACTTGCATGTGGTTCCAAAGCCCCACATAAAGGAATGcttctgattttctttttagttttttgtttgttttttactcCGACCGACCGTCCCAAAACataggaaacgcattcgacagTAAATAGAGAAAAACGGGGATGGCCTACATTCATAAAAGGGAAAATTTATCTTGATCAAACAACGGTGGCAGATGTTTCGCAAGGTTACAACGGAAGCTATTTACAACAAAGAACAAACGTCGCTAGACTTAAAACTGTAAACTACCAGGCATACACAACTTCAATTGAAAATATTTCGATTTCTCTTCTGTGGTTTTGAATTCAACTCTGACAAACTGCAATCAGCCAAACAGATTGTCTCCTGTCAGTTGGGGGGCTCTTGATCATTTTATCAGTGGTTGCCTCGAAGCGTTTATCAGCGATTATCAAAGCGGAGTAGCTGTGAACGTAATTGATAGCTAAGCGCACTTAGAATGCAAACAAATTAAGCATTTGCATTTCTTCATACCAAAAAGCGAGAAAAGATAATGTcccaatagagcgagtttcaatcgagtgtcgtaaaaccaaaacccaagtaattactttggccaatcaaaaaggacggtgACAATCTGGTAAACCAATCAACACTCGAagtaaccgacacaaagcgcgggaaaatgtgcacgagcgagccacgattggttttggtttcacttctgattggttgaaaaagtggcgtgagaactttgaaccaatcactgagtgaagtaatgcaaaaccaaagtaattcgctcaattgaaaaccgctctataggtATAAGCCTTTTAAGCCCTGCCCCACAACCTCAGCTCAAAGATTCATATCTGTGTTAGTGACACCATTTACAAAGAGTGGGGCACAAAATTCCTCGTGTTGCTGTAGTCTCACTGGCCTAATCCCTGCAGTACATATGGTCGGCATGGTGTGAAATCTTAAAAAGACTCACAGTGCATGAGATCACGAACGCAAAAAAAGCCAGGAGTCAAGGACATTTTGCCTGAAGATACTGGACTTAAAAGAGATACAAATAAAGATACAACGGAAATAAAAATGGAACGATAAGCAAAGGTCAATCTTCCAGCTGTATTGCAGTTCAGTTATCTATTGTAGAAATACATTCTCGTTCAAATTGCCGGTGCACAAACTAAAAAACGTTTGTCAGGCAAGGGGACTTCGCAAAGTGCTGGAATATTCTCTCTTCCGTTTCCGGTGCCACTTGTTCCCAATCCTGCGCAGCAATCTGTGCTTGTTCCAACCAAGTCTCTGCCTCAagagagcgttttcactcacgtgactagaAGGTATGctaatttgatgaaacaaaagaaactctTTACATAAAAATATAGTTCAATTCCCAAAGGCTTAGGTTGGAACACCTATATATGGCCGCCGTTTccttgttttggaacaccaacatggccgccgtgacgtcacgtgaaaacactcaattgaaggattattcttgaTTCTAAAATGGTTaggttttttcttcttcttttttcttttttcttggtaaccgacattttttaCTGTGTAAGATTGCCTCTTAGcaggtgttaatacacgtttacggcaacatttagaagaaaaaatattgacatttaaaagaaatgaCATCCCCACTGTTGGTGATGTGGTAGTctgtagtctagtggttaactgaaggggttattaatcaaACGTTCCCTgattcgagtcctgcgagtccagacatcgGGGTTCGGCTTGTTAAAgaaaatatgttcatttcccatgatccctatcgagctttcagtgtccaaaatgaacgataatacttcacttggaacaAATTGCCATCCCGTAGCTCAGCGCAATCATGAGCTCTCTCGGGGTCAACGTGCCACGGTGCGCTAAGTTAATCTCTGCTGAGTCACTTGGTTGCATTCTGTAAGATTCCGCCCGGTCCACTTCACTTGGAACAAATTGCCATCCCGTAGCTCAGCGCAATCTGAGCTCTCTCGGGGTCAACGTGCCACGGTATTCTTTCACATCGTCCAGCCATTGTCTTCTTGGACGTCCTCTGCCACGCTTTCCTTATACATGTACCTGTTAGTATAGTTTTTTGTAGACTGTTGTGACGTACTATGTGTCCATAATATGTTAGTTTGTCAGATTTTGTTCTTGATAGTAGTATTCTCTTCATTTCTTACTTTGTCCTTCTAGCCATTTTTCTGTATATCCACATCTCAAAAGCTTCAATCTTTCTTTCTGTATCTTTGTATAGCGTCCAATCATGTTTTATCCCCATACAAGGCTTTAGGGTGAATGTAGCAGTTCACAAGCCTCTGTCAGTCTTAAAGCAAGGGAGATATCTTTTGACGTGAATATATCTCTTCGCCTGATGAAAAGGGATTTTGCTTCATCAATTCTTTTGGTTATTTCTTGTTCCTTCTTTGCTTCTTCATTTACTATTTGACCCAGATATTTAAAGTGTTGGACTTGTTCTAGGCTCTTTCCATCTATTTTTATGTCTGCTTTGTTCCCTTTTGTTTTGCTAATAACcatggtttttgttttgtcagcGTTCATTGAGAGGCCCTTTTTCTCGCTTTCAGTCTTCACTGTGTTTACGATTTTCTGTAGGTCTTCGTTGCTGTTTGCCTGAAGTGTTGTGTCATCGACGTATCTGATGCTGTTGATGTTTTTTTCCACTGATGGAAAAAGCCTCTCAAATCGTTTGATTCTCTGAAGATATATTCTGTGTATATGTCGAAAAGATAAGGAGAAAGCACACAGCCTTGTCTCACACCTCTTTTAATTTCTGCCGAGTCTGATAAATCCTGGTCGACTATTATCGCTGCCTTTTGGTTCCAGTAATAATTCTGATGTCTTTTCCGTCAATTCCTGCTCTTTCCAATGCTTTTATGATTTCGTGGTGTTTCACTTGGTCGAATGCTTTAGAGTAGTCTATGAAGCATGCGTATATTTCTTTTTGCacttcaaattgtttttcggCCAGAATGTTGAAACAGAAGATCTTCTTTCTTTATTTGCCTGGAAGACAAATTGTTCAGGTCCCATTTGTTCATTGAAGAATTCGCGAATTCGATCTTCGGAAGGACCAACGCTAAGGGCCTTACAAAAACTAATTATTCTGGTTTCTCAGATAAAGACTACAAACCGTAGCCGGCGTTTCACAACACTTGCTagtgaaaagaagagaaatgtgCGGAACGTTCAATAACCCACTCCCCGTTCGAAAAGATGAGGAGACTATGATCTCCGGCGTTGCGACTTACAATGCATTTGCGACCACCAATACAATTAAGTCCTGGAGAAGTCCGGAGGGGGATAGCTGATAAATGTACCGGTACTTTACTTCACAACAGGAAATTGTGTTTCCTCTTACCTTCACATGTAAGCTGCTCAAAAGTCTAGCCGGAGGTTAGAAGACTGGCAAGAAAGGGCCCCAGGCTTTCCACGGATTGAATCTTCTTGTGTTCTGTTAGCGGTTTCTGCCAGATCTGGAGGAAGGTGTAGTTTCTAGAGGAATCGAGTAAAAGAAGTGTTGGCAAGGCCTTATGTCGtacattttgaaacaaaaaaaatatatatatacagtcaGTAAGGAATGACAGAAAGAAAGCGCAAATACTCGAACAGAAGTGTACCTCGATAGTCATCTTTTTTCGCCTCAGTTTGAAGGCGAGGTCGAAGGACTCCGGCGAATGACCAACCAGTGAGTTCAACCGAGGCAACCGAATGATGTGGAAAAGACCTGTTATAAAATCAACCCGTCAGAACTCAAgagcaaaataaacaaacaaacagactggccctgaaaaaaaaaaaaaataaaaaataataataataataatttattcatttctaaCATGACTATGATCAGATGCGCATTCTTAAGTTATAAATACGAGATAATATAAATAATAGATAAATATCTAACTAAAAATATGGCAAGGACTACTAATacatcaaaaaatatatatacaatatggtAAAAACTAATTGATAAATAATTAGCGAAAGTATTATTAAAATCTCTGTTACGTATATGCATGTCTAAAAAGAAAGATCTTAAGATGAGCTTTAAGACTATTTACACAAGTGATTGAGCGAAGCTCACTAGGCAGAGAGTTTCACAATGACGGCGCTGAGACGGTGAATGCCCAATCTCTTAGCGTGGCCTTAGATTTCACTGATGGCATAGCTAGGAGTAAAGTATTACAACCCCTGAGAATATAGCATGATGTCTTGACACTTATTAAGGACTGTACATATCACTCTTGTTCACGAATCACTCTGCAGTGAAACAAGAACAAATCCTTTTCACACTAATACAAGACTCGGAATAGGGACATCGTTTATTGATAGCTAGACTATAATAATACGGGCGGCGgcggaaaagaaaggaaaaaaaactatttaacgACTCAGAATCCAATATAAAATTCTTACAATTCATTTGAACGACAGTAAGTTATAGCCAAGCTAATATACAGTCACGTTGAGGTTACAGCCGCGAAATTGACACAAGGGATAAAGAAATCATGGGCATCAAGTGACCTTGAGCCCCTCACGAACTAGAGCAGAAATAGGAGCACGCAAATGCCTCCTACACAGTAACAACCACATACCGACTGCTAAGCAACGCGTGTGTTCCAAACGCGATAAAATACACTTTCCTTGAAGTCTTAAGGTTGCAgctagcagtagtagtagtagtagacaCTTTATTGACGTGTCCAAACCCTCTAGTTTGGGCGATATCCCTTATAATAATGTGGAGACAATTATAATAAATAAcattattcaaaaaaaaaaaacaaaaaactgccTACTAgatgcataaattataaaataagaATTAAGAAAACAATTAAGAATTACACAGATAACAGCCCCTGCAGCCATCAATCCATCTAGCAAAGAGCCGCGGTCACACCATGTGTACGGTTTTTAAAAATGGCTAACGATGCAACTGACCAGTCTACAGTTGTGAGTTTGCTCCTAAATAGCGCAATGTATGTTTGCCATAAGTTACTGTGTTCTACCTAGGAAttcagggttttcgtttgaggccattccatgccaatatttgaggggtttgttttattcttaattataattatttttacttaCTTTGTAAAGAGAATGcgagtgaactccagccttgcctgggaaactgattcttgggttccagaaacactggaaacagcgtttctgagtgttctatGTTTAAAATGGCCTGGGAAATATGTCCGCTAAcatactttacaaaactgtcgaaaaccctgGGAAATTAGCTGAATTCGATCGAGCTGAAAGCATGTACATGTTAGACGCCCCTGGTTGGTTGATagcccatttccaagttgctgcatgcctcagtttcaaagcgagtacTGGTgcaaaaccattcaaatggaaatgagttgcgtatgcttatgcaaatcaaactcatttcccttgcaatagttgagcaccaaggcTCACTTGGAAACCGAgactaacagcaactcggaaatggcccaatCTATCTGATACAGAAGCACAGGACCAATGCCAGACGTGCTAATTAACTGGGTGTTGATTTTCAAAAGGGAGGAAAGTTGGTGTCCCCGGAGAGAAAAACCTCGACTGAAATTCAGAGGGGAGAGGTGCAGATAAAGACCACTTCCCCAGCCTGACTCCCCATGCATACAGAGATCATGCTTGCTTCTGCTCCGACGACTTCTCAGTTGCAAGAGTGGCGCCATTTTTAAATCCAATGACATAACAAGAAACAAAACCATAAAAATTGCAAAACTAGCAGCCCCCAATGTAGGATTAATTATGACAGGACATGTTAAAATTACCGTGGTAATCTTGATAAACTGGGTTCGTTTCGTTATCAGAGCCAACAAAGGATTCCAATTTCACCACAGTATCACAAAGTCTCTGCATGCGGCGAATCAAGGCTGActcctaaaaaaaaaagcaaaagcgaGCTTCACATATTTATATACTTAGGAAAGCCTAAGGGCGGACCTCCTCAATTATTagttatgtttttgttttcaggtaTTCTTATAACTAGTCTGCTTACTAGTCGACCAGTCCAGACTTGCTCTGACTTCCGCAGCACGTCACTATAATTTCGTCTCTTTACTCGGGCTCTTTCTTGCTCTTTctctattctttgttgtttgtcaCTAAATTTAGCCCGTTTTCTCTTGCTGTCAGTCGCTCTCTTTCACGTTGATCATCGCTTGCTCATCGCCTgctaactgtttttttttcctttctttctcttcttccctcGTTTTACgacatttaaaaaaagatacgCAGCTTAATTTTGGGTTGTCTTCAAACTTTTCACTTGCTTTACTAAAAGTCTAAAGAGCAGTGGCAAATGCAGAACGCTGgccatgcaacttcccgccaaaaaaacGCGGGTACCAACACAAGCAACTTCCcgcctaaaaaaaaaaaacacgggtACCAACCAACACAcgcaacttcccgccaaaaaaaaaaaacgcgggtTCGCGTATTGGTTTATAAGTTGAACGTAAGGACGGACAGACGTACAACGACGACATAACCAAAATCAAAATTCCTCGCATTGATGGATTaacatattttcttaatcatgGTACTCCGCCCGCACGCCTTTGGTGCgaggagctccgctaaaattaATTGCACAACGGAACATTTCACGACTTATTGTTTACAACCTCAATACATGTACTTATCTTAAGCTAAAAGTGAAGCTAAAGGTACAGGTCGGCCCGAGTTTAAACCAAGATGGCTGGAATTGCAAAGCATTAAAAGGTCCAATGGCATTTGAAGCTGAGCTATTTCTTTAATGCTGCATACAAACCTGGAACAGGTGAGTGGGAGCCGTTATGAGACATACAGCAAATGCTGAGCGCATCAAAGCACGTAATTGGAAAAGAAATCTGGTCAAAGTAGTATTAATGGCACTTGGTGTGCTATTCTCTTCACCCCAGAGCGGCGAGCCAAGGCCATGAAGAACTATACGAAGAATTGTTCTGTTTTCAAgctaaaacaagaaaggaaattTCTTGATTGCAACATAATTTTAGGAACCCCCAAACCCAAAACCAGATTTTAACTGTTTCTGCCTGCAAAATCCCCACGAGTGACAGCATAAATTGCAAGCGAGGAGCATAAAAGGGCTTCTGTTTTCTCCCCTTGTCACGCACCTTTTCGATTTCGTACCTCAGTTCTACAGACTGGAGATAAAGTGGCTAATATGTTGTTCCTTCTTTAGTCGAAGGTTGCGGGACCAGATTCCGGGATGTGGGTCGCGGGTTATTTGTCACCATGTGCAGATGACGGGTACCCTGACCGTTTACAAAATAAAATCTAATAATTCTTGAAAAAGTGCTGTACCATGAACCATGCAAGTACAGGTGTAAGTTACCGGTAATTCTTAAGCACTGTAAAATGAAGACGATTTTTACCTAATATTTCTAAACCATGTTTACTCTGGTTGTGTGACATTCATATGTTTACTCACATGCCCCAATCTGGGCCATTTAGTTTGTCACTAATCAGTCCTCTACGATTTCAAAATGCATTTGCTGTGCCCATGCCGATGAGATGTAACCACTTGCACAGTTTTTTCCAATGACTCAGAGTCAGCGATAACTTTGATGTTCCAAAAGGTGATTTCCCTCAACTCGCAATTGACAAGCTGAGTCAAGTTGCTTGAAAGGTGTTAAAAAAACAGGGACCACTGAGGGGGAGGGGCTGGGGGGCTACAGCCCCTCTCCACTTTTTCTTACagtattgtttttggtttgatcAAAGACTTAGTAATTTACACTACTCATACATAATACCAAGACCTAGTCACCCCCTCCTTCCCCTCCCTCACTTTGAAACTTACTCTGCGGCCCCTGATAAAACAACGTTCTATTTTGGAACCTGCCTTGCTCTTGATAATCACATGAGCTAATACACATCGGAAATTAACTGGCCAATTCCAGAATACGTAGGAACTCAAGTTGCAAGAGATAGcacaaaatttagaaaaaaacatGTTGCAGCTTTGTGAGTTGTAAGTGCTGtggaaactggagataagcgccggcctgatgggccttctggctcgacTAAGCAGTGGCTTTTAAGTGCTGTGAAAAGTATTAAAAGCAACTTGCAACTTCCAAAAAATTGCGGCTAATGTCTGCAGGAAAGTATGGACattttttgtgcaacttgtgTCCCACCAAAACGAGTTTCCAAAAAATTACACAAGCTTTACCTGCACATGTATCAGGAATGATTTCAAGCGATTTTTCTTACCCCTTTTTCGGATGTGCTAAATCCCCCATCCTTGACGGTTGATGTTATTCGGGATATTAAAGTTTCGTAGACAGTAGCCGGCTCATAATTCGACCTTGTACATAAAAATGACatattattcttttcaatcagACCACAAACAAAAGtcagcataataataattattccaaAATATAAGCTCACATTCTCTGGAGACACAATAGTCAATATTGTGGCAAATGCAGACAAAGTTGTAAGAGAGGTAGGGACTGCAAGCAGAGAGGGCCAGAAGCCTTTGGTCCAAGTATGGGAAGTGGGGGGCAGGCCCCCTACTCCTTCCCTAGGAACAAGGGTCATTAGCCTTTGTCAAATACGAGagagaaaaaggaagaaaaaaggcTAAAAGAAAGTAATAATACTGTTATAGCAAAGGTGGTAAATGTGATTGACCAACAAAGTCTTCTCTacaaatttttgtatatgatGGGTTGAGAAGGCCCTCACAGTGGTGTACAGGTTTGTTACCATTTATTCATTTAAATAATCTTTTCAATCATACTGTACCTTATTTCTATTTACATGTACCACTATTTCTTTAAGTTGATTTATTTTTGAATGATTGTTTATTGCTGCAGCAGTGAGCAACTTCTAACAAGTAGTTGCAAAGAACTGtagaaaacatgaaaacaaatAGGGTTCAAGTTAATTTCCCTGCTATTTCACAGAAAACTGCTCACAATTACTAATCCAGCAATCAAACGAAATGAAAGCTCATCAATTGCAGTTTAGTATCACATCCCAAATGATTACATCATTGGTACATGTCATTAATATTATTCAATTACCTGTATTCATGATATTCCTGCAAACTAACTTCCTGTCTTTTCACGGGACATTCCAAAAGGTCTGCTGCTTCATTTGTAACACTAAATGTCCGAACAGGGACTGAGTATACTCTCTCCTCATCCATAACTTTGGTCAAGTCAAAGTAGTGTCCAAATTTGGCATAGGACAAAGTAGACTGTTTTTTAAAGAAACAGAACCTATTTCAGGACAGACTGAGGCACCttatgcaaattacatgtacatgtaattcaacATTATTGAGATGTTTTCCTTAGTACTTTCTTAGCTTTACTTGATgaaattatatacatgtatgaaatggattatattatatatgaactgcggatataaaatcaagtgaagctatgatcctcacagttatgaacacaattatTGCAAttacgtaaagaagcctgaaaaattcaggacttcaaagggttttgaacccgtgacctcgcgataacggtgcaatgctctaactaactcagctatgaagccactgacgttgggagctggtcatttgtgggttccaatgttcccgggAGGAataaatcaacgatgaaataatatatgaaatggatcatatatgaactgcagatacgaaatcaagtgaagctatgatcctcgcagttatgaatgcaatttttgcaaaaattgtgttcataactgtgaggatcatagcttcacttgataagaTTTACTTATAGAATATTATTTTGATTGTTTGATGACATCCAAACCTTTCACCGTTGTGATTTACCTTTCATCTTTCAAAAGTCAATTCCCAGAGATGAATTTTTAAAGTAGTGGTTGCAATTTGGAAggctgattaagacaaaaaactAACCTCAAACTTGGGCTGAGTTTGATATCTCCATGCAATCCTCATGGATGAATCTGTCGAAGAAACCTTTTGCTCTGTTTCCTGAACATGGGCACCAGACGTTTTGATTTCCTTGTCATCTATATCCTTAGGAAGATCCTGACAACATCatagaaaaacagcaaaaaattaTGATTTTCTTGTCATAAGCCAATGgcaaactacatgtagtttttatTTGTGTGCAGAGGCCACAATCATGATACGTTTTTGCCAATGCAAGTAGTCCAAGAGTGGCAAGTCTCCGGATGCATGGTTTGGGAAGTACAGTGTACTTTACCTTGAGTGCATTTTAAAATGATCAGATGATCTGCCTTGTGCTGGCATTTCTGGATTAATTTTTGCCCCGTGAATCAAGAATCAAAAATTAAGTTCTAATCGTTATTTAGCTcatgtaaaaataaaacaattacatgtatgttacatacatgtactactactactactattacattgtaccactactaccactaccactaccactaccactgccactgccactgccactgccactgccactgccactgccactgccactgccactgccactactatcattattattatcatcattatcatgagTCTACttaaatatcattattattatcatcatcatcatgatggtaatttattattattatcattgttattatatCTTGGTATCACGTTATTTACCTTCAAAATGCTGCTAGGATCAGGCTCTGAAGATGCCAAAAATATTGCATGACCAGATACAATTCCCTCAGCTAGAAAATACTTTGACAGCTGCCTTGCATAGGAACCAAAGGTATCTTCCTCTAAAAAGACActgcacattaatttttttttttaaactaaacCTACCGAATTATTATTATACCCAACAAAGGAAACTTAGACAGTCACTGTAAGACAAAATAATATACAGTGATGACAATACATGTAAAGACCACAATGCTGATGATGACAGCGACGGTGCCAATGATAATGCTGATGATGCTGATTAATGGTAAGATAATAACAATCAAAAGAAATATTGGACAAGTTTGTAAAGGCACATACCTACCATGAAAATGGTTCCTACAGCAATGCCGCCtcctaaatattttaaaacacgaaaacattttttttctaaaaatgataaataaaaattaatcttTATATGCATGGCTAATGCACCGATCAACtcaaaacttcaacatcccttcCCCTGGGCTTTGGCTTTTGGCATTTGAACTTGCCCCTCGGggcaaaatggtgttcaaatgccctacccagCCTACATGTACCATATCATCAGATTTTGTAAAACATGTAATTTTTCCTCAAAAGATTCCTTTATtgtatccgccattttgaacgctttaattttttaaagtatttatgTACATTACCCACTCGCataccctttgattgacatggcgGTTTCTTTTGGAGTGTCGGCCTGCCTTCAAAAAATCAGTTgcactgcaacagatttttttaagTGGACCGATTTTAATTTGAATGAATCGGTCGTTCATCGGTGACCCAGTGGCAGTTGATTACCTCTAACAGAAACATACAACTTTCAGAGCTTTAACAATTAAATGCGGGGTGTGAAAACTTAccacacttccggttcaattttccccaccccacacaggcaaaggtcaaactccccactccccgggcacagaagattgAAGTTTTGATTTGATCGGGGcataaaaactacatgtataaaaaCAAGAGGCTAgtcgggtagcctacactttgttcaatGGATTTTTAGTTGATTTCCTTTAAAGTTTACAGTACATTGCAGTGTTTTTTCTGTTACATTATCTTGCTCAATCTAGTTCAATTCTGCAGTCCGAAGTCCAAGTCCACATTCTGTGACCCAATGATGGTGTCACCCGTAGGTCAGATTGTAAAatagttgtttacatttaaaactgttatgAACAACAATGATTCCAATGCCAATCACATGCGTTACAAGTTTCTATgaagatatttaaaaatatctaatacttttttttaacaatggtgcacctatcaatgttaagccccaagggggcatggggtggggattttgacattttctgaaaaaGAGAGTCAAATTCCCTAACCCGCGATAAGATAATTGGCCAAAAGTATCAAAAGCCCCCACCCTGAGGTGGGTAAAGGTGGCCAGAATATTACCCttaagtaaattttcagctccgaatattgcatttctagctttttgattggctaaaaaactccgactatgagccaatagtcgaagttttacatcatatggaaaatagtgcgccaagatgctctttccggacgctttgtaaaattgtggaaataaaaatcggctgcgaaacccggtttgagaatttactaaaacaattattccattctcccttgttggatatgaagtgattataaccaactcgcgctacgcgctcgttggttattttatcacttcatatccaactcgggctcatggaataattgttatttagacCTTGCTGCACACAATAAGAGACTGCAAATTATGTATACATGTACAGCACTCACCTTTCGTTCGGCCACCACTCGCAAGCCTGGGAAGTTCATTCGAATGCCTTCTGGGTATTTTCCAAGATTGCAGAGTTATTTTcagacaacctcgttcccagggcctttcCCTCAATACTTGGGGAGGGAAAAGCCTTGGGAACAAGGTTGACTTCCAAGCCCTCTTCATTATCCAAGATCAAAATCCCCACCTTGGGGATATGTCGTACGACCAAAATCCCCACTCTGGGGACAGACCTCACAGTCAAAGTCCCGTGGGTggtaacattgataggtgcataacggaagaattataaaataatatgtGTAAAATTAACCTAATAAGAACCCTCCGAGACCTTTAAAATGAGAAATGGAGCGTACCTTTTTGAGGATGAAAACTAGCACTCATTCAAGTAAATAATATTGAGATTACGACGCTACAATGTCAT
The genomic region above belongs to Montipora capricornis isolate CH-2021 chromosome 8, ASM3666992v2, whole genome shotgun sequence and contains:
- the LOC138059564 gene encoding elongator complex protein 4-like; protein product: MATSFRKKGIRSRTIYPPGTRPSLHNNQLLISSGVPSMDNMIGGGIAVGTIFMVEEDTFGSYARQLSKYFLAEGIVSGHAIFLASSEPDPSSILKDLPKDIDDKEIKTSGAHVQETEQKVSSTDSSMRIAWRYQTQPKFESTLSYAKFGHYFDLTKVMDEERVYSVPVRTFSVTNEAADLLECPVKRQEVSLQEYHEYRSNYEPATVYETLISRITSTVKDGGFSTSEKGLENRTILRIVLHGLGSPLWGEENSTPSAINTTLTRFLFQLRALMRSAFAVCLITAPTHLFQESALIRRMQRLCDTVVKLESFVGSDNETNPVYQDYHGLFHIIRLPRLNSLVGHSPESFDLAFKLRRKKMTIEKLHLPPDLAETANRTQEDSIRGKPGALSCQSSNLRLDF